A genomic region of Trifolium pratense cultivar HEN17-A07 linkage group LG3, ARS_RC_1.1, whole genome shotgun sequence contains the following coding sequences:
- the LOC123913588 gene encoding vacuolar protein sorting-associated protein 28 homolog 1: MEVKLWNDKREREMYDNFAELYAIIKATERLEKAYVRDIITPQEYEMECQKLIAHFKTLASTLKDTVPSIERFADTYRMECPAAINRLVVSGVPATVEHRATAAAGASTSAAIVAECVQNFITSMDSLKLNMVAVDQVHPLLSDLNGSLNKLTILPPDFEGKIKMKDWIARLSKMGAADELTEQQARQLHFDLESSYNSFMAALPNAGT; encoded by the coding sequence ATGGAGGTTAAGCTCTGGAATGACAAGCGCGAGAGAGAAATGTATGATAATTTTGCTGAGCTTTATGCCATTATCAAGGCTACTGAGAGACTCGAGAAAGCATATGTTAGAGATATAATCACACCGCAGGAATATGAGATGGAGTGCCAGAAGCTTATAGCTCATTTCAAAACCCTAGCTTCTACTCTTAAGGACACTGTGCCTAGCATTGAGAGATTTGCTGATACTTATAGGATGGAGTGTCCGGCTGCAATTAACCGTCTTGTGGTTTCTGGTGTGCCTGCTACAGTGGAGCACCGGGCTACTGCTGCAGCAGGTGCATCCACCTCGGCTGCTATTGTGGCTGAGTGTGTTCAGAATTTTATTACATCGATGGATTCCTTGAAACTTAACATGGTGGCTGTGGATCAGGTGCATCCTTTGCTCTCAGACCTTAATGGTTCACTCAATAAATTGACGATTTTGCCACCTGATTTTGAggggaaaataaaaatgaaggaTTGGATTGCAAGGTTATCAAAGATGGGTGCAGCTGATGAGTTGACAGAACAACAGGCCCGGCAGCTTCACTTTGATCTCGAGTCTTCTTACAATTCCTTTATGGCAGCTCTGCCCAATGCTGGCACTTGA
- the LOC123913586 gene encoding bifunctional 3-dehydroquinate dehydratase/shikimate dehydrogenase, chloroplastic isoform X2, translating to MTKNATLICVPIMGETIEKMVIDIQKAKLNGADLVEIRLDSLATFNPSQDLNTFIQHHHSLPFLFTYRPTWEGGKYDGDENQRLDALRLAMELGADYIDIELKVAHQFYDSIRGKTFNKTKVIVSSHNYQQTPSVEDLGDLVARIQATGADIVKIATTAVEITDVARMFQIMVHSQVPFIGLVMGDRGLISRVLCAKFGGYLTFGTLESGIVSAPGQPTLKDLLDLYNFRQVGPETKVYGIIGKPVSHSKSPILFNKAYKTVGFDGVFVFLLVDDLANFFRTYSSTDFVGFSVTIPHKESALKCCDEVDPVAKSIGAVNCVVRRPTDGKLIGYNTDYVGAINAIEDGLRGRHNSSGTAISPLSGKLFVVIGAGGAGKALAYGAKEKGARIVIANRTYDRARELADVIGGDALALSDLDSYHPEDGMILANTTSIGMQPKIDETPISKHALKFYSLVFDAVYTPKMTRLLKEAEESGATIVKGLEMFIGQAYEQYEKYTGLPAPKELFRNIMENY from the exons ATGACGAAGAATGCGACATTAATCTGCGTCCCAATAATGGGCGAAACAATCGAAAAAATGGTAATTGATATACAAAAAGCTAAACTCAATGGAGCAGACCTTGTTGAAATACGATTGGATTCTCTCGCTACTTTCAATCCATCTCAAGATCTTAACACTTTCATTCAGCACCACCATTCTTTACCCTTTTTGTTCACTTACAG GCCGACATGGGAAGGCGGTAAGTATGATGGTGATGAAAATCAACGGTTGGATGCATTACGGTTAGCTATGGAATTGGGAGCTGATTACATCGACATTGAACTTAAG GTTGCTCACCAGTTCTATGACTCTATACGTGGGAAGACGTTCAACAAAACCAAGGTCATTGTTTCATCTCACAACTATCAGCAAACTCCTTCCGTTGAGGATCTTGGCGACCTTGTAGCAAGAATACAAGCAACTGGGGCAGATATAGTAAAGATTGCAACGACTGCTGTGGAGATCACTGATGTGGCACGCATGTTTCAAATTATGGTGCATTCTCAA GTTCCATTCATTGGACTTGTTATGGGTGACAGGGGATTGATTTCACGTGTACTTTGTGCAAAATTTGGCGGGTATCTCACTTTTGGTACACTAGAGTCAGGGATAGTTTCTGCTCCTGGTCAACCTACACTTAAGGATTTGTTGGATCTATACAATTTCAGACAAGTGGGACCCGAGACAAAAGTATATGGGATTATTGGCAAACCTGTCAGTCACAGTAAATCACCCATATTGTTCAATAAAGCATACAAAACAGTTGGTTTTGATggagtttttgtatttttattggTGGACGACCTTGCCAATTTTTTCAGGACTTACTCATCAACAGATTTTGTGGGATTCAG TGTTACCATTCCTCACAAGGAGTCTGCCCTTAAGTGCTGCGACGAGGTTGATCCAGTGGCTAAG TCAATAGGAGCTGTAAATTGTGTTGTAAGAAGACCAACAGACGGGAAGTTGATTGGATATAATACTGATTATGTTGGTGCTATTAATGCTATTGAGGATGGGCTTCGGG GTAGACATAATAGTAGTGGCACAGCTATTTCGCCATTATCTGGTAAGCTGTTTGTTGTTATTGGGGCTGGTGGTGCTGGTAAGGCACTTGCTTATGGTGCTAAAGAGAAAGGAGCAAGGATTGTGATTGCAAACCGCACCTATG atcGTGCCAGAGAACTTGCCGATGTAATCGGCGGAGATGCTTTAGCCCTCAGTGATTTAGATAGTTACCATCCAGAGGATGGTATGATTCTTGCAAACACAACATCTATTGGAATGCAACCAAAAATTGATGAAACACCTATTTCCAAG CATGCGTTGAAATTTTACTCCTTGGTTTTTGATGCTGTCTACACGCCAAAAATGACTAGACTCTTGAAGGAAGCAGAAGAATCGGGAGCCACTATTGTAAAAGGACTGGAGATGTTTATTGGACAAGCATATGAACAATACGAGAAGTATACTGGATTGCCAG CACCAAAAGAACTCTTCAGAAATATCATGGAAAACTATTGA
- the LOC123913586 gene encoding bifunctional 3-dehydroquinate dehydratase/shikimate dehydrogenase, chloroplastic isoform X1, whose amino-acid sequence MTKNATLICVPIMGETIEKMVIDIQKAKLNGADLVEIRLDSLATFNPSQDLNTFIQHHHSLPFLFTYRPTWEGGKYDGDENQRLDALRLAMELGADYIDIELKVAHQFYDSIRGKTFNKTKVIVSSHNYQQTPSVEDLGDLVARIQATGADIVKIATTAVEITDVARMFQIMVHSQVRHVPFIGLVMGDRGLISRVLCAKFGGYLTFGTLESGIVSAPGQPTLKDLLDLYNFRQVGPETKVYGIIGKPVSHSKSPILFNKAYKTVGFDGVFVFLLVDDLANFFRTYSSTDFVGFSVTIPHKESALKCCDEVDPVAKSIGAVNCVVRRPTDGKLIGYNTDYVGAINAIEDGLRGRHNSSGTAISPLSGKLFVVIGAGGAGKALAYGAKEKGARIVIANRTYDRARELADVIGGDALALSDLDSYHPEDGMILANTTSIGMQPKIDETPISKHALKFYSLVFDAVYTPKMTRLLKEAEESGATIVKGLEMFIGQAYEQYEKYTGLPAPKELFRNIMENY is encoded by the exons ATGACGAAGAATGCGACATTAATCTGCGTCCCAATAATGGGCGAAACAATCGAAAAAATGGTAATTGATATACAAAAAGCTAAACTCAATGGAGCAGACCTTGTTGAAATACGATTGGATTCTCTCGCTACTTTCAATCCATCTCAAGATCTTAACACTTTCATTCAGCACCACCATTCTTTACCCTTTTTGTTCACTTACAG GCCGACATGGGAAGGCGGTAAGTATGATGGTGATGAAAATCAACGGTTGGATGCATTACGGTTAGCTATGGAATTGGGAGCTGATTACATCGACATTGAACTTAAG GTTGCTCACCAGTTCTATGACTCTATACGTGGGAAGACGTTCAACAAAACCAAGGTCATTGTTTCATCTCACAACTATCAGCAAACTCCTTCCGTTGAGGATCTTGGCGACCTTGTAGCAAGAATACAAGCAACTGGGGCAGATATAGTAAAGATTGCAACGACTGCTGTGGAGATCACTGATGTGGCACGCATGTTTCAAATTATGGTGCATTCTCAAGTAAGACAC GTTCCATTCATTGGACTTGTTATGGGTGACAGGGGATTGATTTCACGTGTACTTTGTGCAAAATTTGGCGGGTATCTCACTTTTGGTACACTAGAGTCAGGGATAGTTTCTGCTCCTGGTCAACCTACACTTAAGGATTTGTTGGATCTATACAATTTCAGACAAGTGGGACCCGAGACAAAAGTATATGGGATTATTGGCAAACCTGTCAGTCACAGTAAATCACCCATATTGTTCAATAAAGCATACAAAACAGTTGGTTTTGATggagtttttgtatttttattggTGGACGACCTTGCCAATTTTTTCAGGACTTACTCATCAACAGATTTTGTGGGATTCAG TGTTACCATTCCTCACAAGGAGTCTGCCCTTAAGTGCTGCGACGAGGTTGATCCAGTGGCTAAG TCAATAGGAGCTGTAAATTGTGTTGTAAGAAGACCAACAGACGGGAAGTTGATTGGATATAATACTGATTATGTTGGTGCTATTAATGCTATTGAGGATGGGCTTCGGG GTAGACATAATAGTAGTGGCACAGCTATTTCGCCATTATCTGGTAAGCTGTTTGTTGTTATTGGGGCTGGTGGTGCTGGTAAGGCACTTGCTTATGGTGCTAAAGAGAAAGGAGCAAGGATTGTGATTGCAAACCGCACCTATG atcGTGCCAGAGAACTTGCCGATGTAATCGGCGGAGATGCTTTAGCCCTCAGTGATTTAGATAGTTACCATCCAGAGGATGGTATGATTCTTGCAAACACAACATCTATTGGAATGCAACCAAAAATTGATGAAACACCTATTTCCAAG CATGCGTTGAAATTTTACTCCTTGGTTTTTGATGCTGTCTACACGCCAAAAATGACTAGACTCTTGAAGGAAGCAGAAGAATCGGGAGCCACTATTGTAAAAGGACTGGAGATGTTTATTGGACAAGCATATGAACAATACGAGAAGTATACTGGATTGCCAG CACCAAAAGAACTCTTCAGAAATATCATGGAAAACTATTGA
- the LOC123913587 gene encoding endonuclease 4-like, giving the protein MLLLLLLLIPLVQGWGKDGHYAVCKIAEEFLSEDALFAVNQLLPDSAQGDLAAVCSWPDEIRYNYHYRWSGALHYIDTPDFKCNYQYCRDCHDSYGHKDRCVTGAIHNYTMQLRLANADASSELKYNLTEALMFLSHFVGDVHQPLHVGFTGDLGGNTITVRWYRRKTNLHHVWDNMIIESALKKFYDSDLSVMIQAIQRNISDIWLNDTSSWEHCAHNYTACPDRYASESISLACKFAYKNATPGSTLEDEYFLSRLPIVEKRLAQGGVRLAAILNRIFTAKTGIAQA; this is encoded by the exons ATGCTCTTACTTCTTCTATTGCTGATTCCACTTGTTCAAGGTTGGGGAAAAGATGGCCACTATGCAGTTTGTAAAATTGCAGAG GAGTTTCTTAGTGAAGATGCTCTTTTTGCAGTGAACCAACTGCTTCCAGATTCTGCTCAAGGCGATCTTGCTGCAGTTTGCTCTTGGCCTGATGAAATTCGTTATAATTACCATTATCGTTGGAGTGGTGCTTTACATTATATTGATACCCCTGATTTCAAGTGTAACTATCAATATtgta GAGACTGCCATGATTCTTATGGACATAAGGATAGATGTGTTACTGGAGCAATACATAATTATACAATGCAATTAAGGTTAGCTAATGCGGATGCTTCATCTGAATTGAAAT ATAATTTGACAGAGGCGCTTATGTTCTTGTCACATTTTGTTGGGGATGTTCATCAG CCCCTACATGTTGGTTTTACTGGAGACCTAGGTGGAAACACAATTACAGTTCGTTGGTACAGGAGGAAAACAAATCTTCATCAT GTATGGGACAACATGATTATTGAGTCTGCTCTGAAAAAATTCTATGATTCCGATCTTTCAGTTATGATACAAGCTATTCAAAGGAATATTAGT GATATTTGGTTAAATGACACATCTAGTTGGGAACATTGTGCACACAACTACACAGCATGTCCAGATCG GTATGCTTCGGAAAGTATTAGCCTGGCATGCAAGTTTGCGTATAAGAATGCTACACCAGGAAGCACTTTGGAAG ACGAGTATTTCTTATCTCGGCTGCCTATTGTGGAGAAAAGGCTGGCTCAAGGTGGTGTGCGACTTGCTGCTATCCTCAACCGCATTTTTACTGCCAAAACTGGAATAGCTCAAGCTTGA
- the LOC123913589 gene encoding sugar carrier protein C-like gives MPAVGIPTGGSNKEYPGNLTPFVTVTCIVAAMGGLIFGYDIGISGGVTSMDPFLMKFFPSVYRKKNLDKSSNKYCQYDSPTLTMFTSSLYLAALLSSLVASSVTRRFGRKLSMFFGGLLFLIGALVNGFAEYVWMLIVGRILLGFGIGFANQSVPIYLSEMAPYKYRGALSVGFQLSITIGILVANVLNYFFSKLKGGLGWRLSLGGAMVPALIITIGSIVLPDTPNSMIERGDRDGAKAHLKRIRGVEDVDEEFNDLVAASEASMQVENPWMNLLQRKYRPQLSMAILIPFFQQFTGINVIMFYAPVLFSSVGFKDDAALMSSVITGIVNAFGTIVSIFGVDRLGRRALFLEGGLQMLICQIGVAAAIGAKFGIDGNPGELPKWYAIVVVLFICTYVAAFSWSWGPLGWLVTSEIFPLEIRSAAQSVNVSVNMFCTFFVAQVFLTLLCHMKFGLFIFFAFFVVVMTIFVYFMLPETKGIPIEEMGKVWKGHSYWSRFVDNDDKGDEIEMGKSN, from the exons ATGCCCGCCGTAGGAATACCCACCGGCGGAAGCAACAAGGAGTATCCCGGAAATCTCACTCCTTTCGTTACTGTAACATGCATTGTCGCGGCTATGGGTGGTTTAATCTTCGGCTACGATATTGGAATTTCAG GTGGGGTTACATCAATGGATCCGTTTCTAATGAAGTTTTTTCCTTCGGTGTATCGGAAAAAAAACTTGGACAAGTCGTCAAACAAGTATTGTCAGTATGACAGTCCGACATTGACTATGTTTACATCGTCGCTATATCTGGCAGCGCTACTATCATCGCTGGTGGCGTCCAGTGTCACCCGTAGATTTGGTCGGAAACTTTCCATGTTTTTTGGAGGTTTGTTGTTCCTCATTGGTGCTCTTGTTAATGGTTTTGCTGAATATGTTTGGATGTTGATCGTTGGTCGGATATTACTAGGCTTTGGTATTGGATTTGCCAATCAG tctGTACCAATTTACCTCTCTGAGATGGCTCCCTACAAATACAGAGGAGCTCTAAGTGTTGGCTTCCAATTATCAATCACAATTGGTATTCTTGTGGCCAATGTATTGAACTACTTCTTTTCCAAACTCAAAGGTGGGTTAGGATGGAGGTTGAGTTTGGGTGGTGCTATGGTCCCTGCACTTATAATAACTATTGGATCAATAGTCCTTCCGGACACTCCCAATTCCATGATCGAACGAGGTGATCGCGATGGAGCCAAGGCTCACCTTAAGCGAATCCGCGGAGTGGAAGATGTTGATGAAGAGTTTAATGACCTTGTGGCAGCTAGTGAAGCATCCATGCAAGTGGAAAACCCTTGGATGAACTTGTTGCAAAGGAAATATAGACCTCAACTTTCTATGGCCATATTGATTCCTTTCTTCCAGCAATTTACCGGAATCAATGTTATCATGTTTTATGCTCCTGTGCTATTTAGTTCTGTTGGTTTTAAGGATGATGCTGCTCTTATGTCTTCTGTGATAACTGGAATTGTTAATGCTTTTGGTACTATTGTATCAATTTTTGGAGTTGATAGATTGGGTAGGAGAGCCCTTTTTCTTGAAGGTGGTCTTCAAATGCTCATATGTCAg aTTGGAGTTGCAGCCGCAATTGGAGCCAAGTTTGGGATTGATGGAAACCCTGGTGAATTACCAAAGTGGTATGCTATAGTTGTGGTGCTATTCATTTGTACTTATGTAGCTGCATTTTCTTGGTCATGGGGTCCTCTTGGTTGGTTGGTGACTAGTGAGATCTTTCCATTGGAGATTCGTTCAGCTGCTCAAAGTGTCAATGTATCAGTCAACATGTTTTGCACATTTTTTGTTGCACAAGTTTTCTTGACCCTGCTTTGCCACATGAAGTTTGGCTTGTTTATCTTCTTTGCCTTCTTTGTAGTGGTGATGACAATCTTTGTGTATTTCATGTTGCCTGAAACTAAGGGTATTCCAATTGAAGAAATGGGCAAGGTTTGGAAGGGACACTCATATTGGTCAAGATTTGTTGATAATGATGATAAAGGTGATGAAATTGAGATGGGAAAGAGCAATTAG
- the LOC123913585 gene encoding internal alternative NAD(P)H-ubiquinone oxidoreductase A2, mitochondrial-like: MALARIARSNLRRSGVAFGSNANAYERDMFNERTYTTKCSLPSSVDGNFSYISRIKEQNYMNTSMRGIAGTPSYQFPNTQRVIDESESELEDDPTRYAGLEATKPGEKPRVVVLGTGWAACRFLKGIDTKIYDVVCISPRNHMVFTPLLASTCVGTLEFRSVAEPVGRIQDALARDPNSYFFLASCNGVDTNKHEVYCEAVTNGGLSKEPYQFKVAYDKLVIAAGAEPLTFGIKGVKEHAFFLREVYHAQEIRKRLLLNLMLSENPGISEEEKKRLLHCVVIGGGPTGVEFSGELSDFITRDVRDRYTHVKDYIHVTLIEANEILSSFDVSLRQYATKHLTKSGVRLMRGVVKEVHPKKIILSDGTEVPYGLLVWSTGVGPSEFVKKLNLPNSPGGRIGVDGWMRVPSVEDVFALGDCAGFLEQTGRPVLPALAQVAERQGKFLTELFNKIGKQNGGKAMSANDIQFGEPFVYKHLGSMASVGAYKALVDLRQSKDAKGLSLAGFVSWLIWRSAYLTRVLSWRNRFYVAVNWGTTLVFGRDNSRI, translated from the exons ATGGCCTTAGCAAGGATTGCTAGGAGCAACCTGAGAAGATCAGGTGTAGCTTTCGGAAGTAATGCTAATGCATACGAGAGGGATATGTTCAATGAGAGAACATACACAACCAAATGCTCCCTACCTTCTAGTGTAGATGGAAATTTTTCGTATATTTCAAGAATTAAGGAACAGAACTACATGAATACTTCGATGAGAGGAATAGCAGGAACTCCATCCTATCAGTTTCCTAACACACAGAGAGTTATAGATGAATCTGAGTCAGAGTTGGAAGACGATCCAACAAGATATGCAGGACTAGAGGCAACAAAACCAGGTGAAAAGCCTAGGGTGGTTGTTCTTGGTACTGGTTGGGCTGCTTGTCGGTTTCTTAAAGGGATAGACACCAAAATTTATGATGTTGTGTGCATATCACCAAGGAATCATATGGTTTTCACTCCTTTGTTGGCTTCAACATGTGTTGGTACTCTTGAATTCAGGTCTGTTGCTGAGCCTGTTGGTAGAATACAGGATGCACTTGCAAGGGATCCCAACTCATATTTCTTTCTAGCTTCTTGCAATGGAGTTGACACAAACAAACATGAA GTTTACTGTGAGGCAGTTACCAATGGTGGATTATCTAAAGAGCCTTATCAGTTTAAAGTAGCATATGACAAGCTTGTAATTGCAGCTGGAGCTGAGCCTTTAACTTTTGGTATCAAGGGAGTAAAGGAACATGCTTTTTTTCTTCGTGAAGTGTATCATGCTCAAGAAATAAGGAAGAGACTTCTGCTTAATCTCATGCTTTCTGAAAATCCAG GTATatcagaagaagaaaagaaacgtCTTCTGCATTGTGTAGTTATTGGAGGTGGTCCTACAGGAGTGGAATTTAGTGGTGAATTGAGTGATTTCATCACGAGAGATGTTCGTGATCGCTATACTCACGTTAAAGATTACATCCACGTCACACTCATTGAG GCAAATGAGATACTGTCATCTTTTGATGTTAGCCTACGACAATATGCAACCAAGCACTTAACTAAG TCTGGAGTTCGTCTTATGCGGGGTGTTGTGAAGGAAGTACATCCTAAAAAGATAATTTTGAGTGATGGAACTGAAGTTCCTTATGGTCTCTTGGTCTGGTCTACAGGGGTTGGCCCCTCTGAGTTTGTTAAAAAACTGAATCTTCCCAACTCTCCAGGTGGAAG AATTGGTGTTGATGGTTGGATGCGTGTTCCCTCTGTTGAAGACGTCTTTGCCCTTGGCGACTGTGCTGGTTTTCTTGAACAAACTGGAAGGCCAGTGCTTCCAGCTCTAGCTCAG GTTGCTGAAAGACAAGGGAAGTTCCTTACGGAGTTGTTCAACAAAATCGGTAAACAGAATGGAGGAAAGGCTATGTCTGCAAATGACATACAATTTGGTGAGCCTTTTGTGTATAAACATCTCGGGAGCATGGCATCAGTCGGTGCCTATAAGGCACTTGTTGATCTACGACAATCCaag